In Cryptomeria japonica chromosome 10, Sugi_1.0, whole genome shotgun sequence, a genomic segment contains:
- the LOC131077786 gene encoding disease resistance protein TAO1 produces MCDLAKYIKQLDERLPQEKLNRVLQFIIEGPALCISLIKSDPFSKCLAAPVTAEDLRSLRGNLEVEYSDLSLGAIIAVLNSIPVVLPPSQGIPPQAVGIEEPRQRVSQLLDMEIRSVIAVVIYGQGGIGKTTLATTVFNKLDLKNYKFCRIDMEQDCSEVDLKLLQHQILRDLFHRNIELRSLNEGREELSKEFKAPSSQPVFIFVDNALRENDLEKLLPITDLASLPPHSRILVTTRNLNETRIILQAGIERYHYQVPFLPHKEAQKLLCEFALGSREASFHPAIDIDGLLNICQGIPLVLKMAGARLREHAQNIPTCRETVEYLKSRLVEGEGGDLSERMVDFVFNRLEPSCKEAFLDIVFFFSNWKRRRVACSVGETELQELERAALVNITDKRRVNVHDIGQARGKRLSPDGERITDLKTLTDVLQNEERIKKIKGIALSGEFELGAHHLNLMNRCLRVLIAEGRTRIGGGLKVLIAEGRTGIINGECKEPFENLRLLWLDSQYYSLMDLSKHPRLAVFIGGFYDCCEFSGGASASALKYMSLQFATMANLTTTFSQLQSLRVLNLRDCKGFDNLPETIGNLTALEKLDLRYCECLVRLPDRFGQLCCLSHLRLDVCRQLSALPESFGNLASLELLTLRGCWNLRNLPQNFGQLKRLKYVSINGCRVLQSLSDDFECLSSLIAIYAVECSQLEGNTMDKLVKMKGLMIVDIGGSPLLEERWEQVKEQYSLAVVKWMFGYEDEMYRALFHSESKFLHVDENGQFGESPCPADGVKFRVLLTVCDLTLASKRRYLEAVKKKWEEVGSASEGGQMMMIYVDMGVSWEESKRRVREILPYLPRGSTAWIAPDDRARLQFIYSLFKKADKHRITEYEPTVIASISTGVDEEGLGNIWLHDFIIPDYTPDFEYAHIFGQLLSPILEARAFLRKYL; encoded by the exons ATGTGTGACCTTGCAAAATACATCAAGCAGTTAGATGAGCGTTTGCCTCAGGAGAAGCTGAATCGGGTTCTTCAATTCATTATAGAAGGCCCCGCCCTGTGCATATCGCTAATAAAATCTGATCCGTTTTCCAA ATGTTTGGCTGCTCCGGTTACGGCTGAAGATTTGCGGAGCTTACgaggaaaccttgaagttgagtaCTCAGATCTGTCATTGGGAGCGATCATCGCTGTGCTGAATAGTATTCCAGTTGTGCTGCCTCCTTCGCAAGGAATACCTCCTCAAGCAG TTGGTATTGAAGAACCGAGACAGCGCGTGAGTCAACTTCTAGACATGGAAATCAGATCAGTTATTGCAGTTGTTATATATGGACAAGGAGGGATAGGAAAGACCACATTAGCCACTACAGTCTTCAACAAACTCGACCTCAAAAACTATAAATTTTGTAGAATTGATATGGAACAGGATTGTTCAGAGGTGGATCTTAAGTTGCTGCAACACCAAATTTTAAGAGACCTTTTTCATCGTAATATTGAATTGAGGAGTTTGAATGAAGGTCGGGAAGAGCTTTCCAAGGAATTTAAAGCACCCTCTTCTCAACCTGTCTTCATCTTTGTTGACAATGCACTGAGAGAAAATGACTTGGAAAAGCTTTTGCCTATAACTGACCTGGCATCCCTTCCGCCGCATAGCAGGATTCTCGTGACAACCAGAAATCTGAACGAGACTCGTATAATTTTACAGGCGGGAATTGAACGCTATCATTACCAGGTACCTTTTCTTCCACACAAAGAAGCACAAAAACTCTTGTGTGAGTTCGCTTTAGGCAGTCGCGAGGCAAGTTTTCACCCCGCCATAGATATTGATGGCCTCCTCAACATATGCCAAGGAATCCCACTGGTTCTAAAAATGGCTGGAGCGAGATTACGTGAACATGCACAGAACATTCCAACTTGCAGGGAAACAGTTGAGTATCTCAAGTCACGGCTGGTAGAAGGAGAGGGTGGTGATTTAAGTGAACGTATGGTGGACTTTGTGTTTAACCGATTGGAACCCTCGTGTAAAGAGGCATTTCTAGATATTGTTTTCTTTTTCAGTAATTGGAAGCGGCGCAGAGTGGCCTGTAGTGTTGGAGAGACAGAGCTTCAAGAGCTTGAGAGGGCTGCACTTGTAAATATAACGGATAAACGCAGGGTGAATGTTCACGATATAGGGCAAGCACGAGGGAAAAGGTTATCGCCAGATGGGGAGAGAATCACCGATCTAAAAACTCTCACTGATGTTCtgcaaaatgaagag AGGATTAAGAAAATAAAGGGGATTGCTCTTAGCGGAGAATTCGAGCTTGGAGCTCATCATCTCAACTTAATGAACAGATGTTTAAGAGTACTGATAGCAGAAGGACGAACAAGAATAGGAGGGGGTTTAAAAGTATTGATAGCAGAAGGACGAACAGGAATAATAAACGGAGAATGCAAAGAACCCTTCGAAAATCTAAGGTTGCTCTGGCTCGACAGTCAATATTACTCGCTGATGGATCTCAGTAAACATCCGAGATTAGCAGTATTCATTGGGGGATTCTACGATTGCTGTGAG TTCTCGGGCGGCGCATCTGCATCTGCATTGAAATATATGTCTTTACAATTTGCTACAATGGCTAATCTTACCACCACCTTTTCGCAACTTCAGTCTTTGCGTGTTCTAAATTTGCGGGATTGTAAAGGGTTTGATAACCTGCCTGAAACAATTGGGAACCTAACTGCTTTGGAAAAGTTGGATCTACGTTACTGTGAATGTTTGGTGAGACTTCCAGACAGGTTTGGCCAACTTTGTTGTTTAAGCCATTTGagattagatgtttgtagacagcTATCTGCGTTGCCCGAAAGTTTTGGAAACCTCGCTTCTTTGGAGCTGCTAACGTTGAGAGGCTGTTGGAATCTCAGAAATCTACCTCAAAATTTTGGTCAGCTGAAGCGTTTGAAATATGTGAGCATAAATGGATGCAGGGTATTGCAGAGCCTCTCTGATGATTTTGAATGTTTGAGTTCACTGATTGCAATTTATGCTGTGGAATGCTCTCAACTTGAAGGAAACACAATGGACAAGTTAGTGAAGATGAAAGGACTGATGATAGTGGATATAGGTGGAAGCCCCCTTTTGGAAGAGCGGTGGGAACAAGTGAAGGAGCAATATTCTTTAGCGGTAGTGAAATGG ATGTTCGGCTATGAAGATGAAATGTATAGAGCACTTTTTCACAGTGAGTCAAAATTTCTACATGTTGATGAGAATGGGCAGTTTGGGGAGTCGCCCTGCCCAGCAGACGGTGTAAAGTTCCGTGTCTTGTTAACGGTGTGTGATCTGACATTGGCATCAAAGAGAAGATATTTGGAAGCAGTAAAGAAGAAATGGGAGGAGGTAGGAAGTGCTTCGGAGGGAGGGCAGATGATGATGATCTACGTGGATATGGGAGTGTCATGGGAGGAGAGCAAAAGACGTGTGAGGGAAATCCTCCCGTATTTACCTAGGGGTAGCACTGCTTGGATTGCTCCTGACGACAGGGCCAGACTGCAGTTCATCTACTCTCTTTTCAAGAAGGCTGATAAGCATAGGATTACTGAATATGAGCCCACTGTTATCGCCAGCATATCCACAGGGGTCGATGAAGAGGGATTGGGGAATATTTGGCTTCACGACTTCATAATTCCTGACTATACACCTGATTTTGAGTACGCACACATTTTCGGCCAATTACTCTCCCCTATTTTGGAAGCCCGAGCATTCCTCCGAAAATATCTTTAA